The Theobroma cacao cultivar B97-61/B2 chromosome 1, Criollo_cocoa_genome_V2, whole genome shotgun sequence genome contains the following window.
AAGTCAAACAAtgtacataaaattaaatactagtgagtaaggagagagagttatattgagaaaaagaaaaataattaatacaacaattattttattttaattagaatGCCACCAAAGTTTGACAATCCAACTAGCCagaattaaattgggataTCACTCAAAATTTCCTTTGTCACTATAAAACTGTTGAGAAAATTAGAAACAAACAAATGATTATTTCTACAGTCTTCACAATTGTAACCTTTAATCTATAACTCAATCTATGCTTCAAATTTAAGTTCTGTCACTTTGTTTACACAATGATggcaaaaaaaatttgtacaGAAATTCCCATAATTCATAAAGAACAATCTTCTATacaattaatgaaaaattgtcTCGATGATAAGACAGATAAATATAGCAATTAACTTGTTTGATATTGCAATGATGATTTATCTATCTATATATCCTAGCTGCTCCTTTATCAAATACAAGTGGACGAAAAATTGAATTCAATCAGTAACCATCATAAGCAAAGAACCATCCATGGGGGAATCACCAATAATGGTGCTTGCAGTGCCTCTTCTTCCATATCTAACAACATCCAAATCTATACTATAGGGATTCATAATCACTGGCCTTGTCCTCCAACCAAGCCAACCAATCTCATACGTAGTCATTGCATTGAATCTCATTCGAAAGCTCACCCTTCCTTGTCTCCTATCCTTTTCAATCACCCTCAACAGTGGATATTCCACAATTGGCTGATCACCTTCGTTCCCGGTCGTCACAAACTTCACGTACACATCTTTTCTCTCCCTGAAACCCAACTTGAAATTGTCCATGGAAGTTAAGGAGAGAGCATTGTCGTGTTTATAAAGAATGGAAGCTTCAATTTGATCCATTTGTACTTCCAAGGCTATGTTTGGGTTATATATTGTGAGGTTGGCCAACCAAGTGGCTGCCAAATTTGAGTTCGAGACTTGGAAATTTGAAACAAGAAGATTGTTTAGTTGGATCATAGGTGTTTGTGGATAGAACATAAATGCCATAGGCATTTTGAATGAGCAAAGGAGGACGGTGATGGTGATTGTAGAGGCCGACATGAGAATAATTCTAGAGATGCTGCAGGGTTTAATGGAAGGTTTGGAGGTTAATGGCAGTAAGGAAGCCATTGTTGGATTagaaaggaaaaggagaaGTTATGGACTTTGCTTATTAttcaatgtatatatatatatatataaaggatATGCCCAAACGCGTCATCAACTATTTTTAAGGGTCTAATTGAGTTGTAGGCTAATTAGCGGTTGCTGCCAATTTATTATAGCCAGTTGTCTCAACTAGCTGCATTGATGTGAATTCTAATTAAAAGCaactaacttaaaagttaattaatcaattagatGGTTGTCTAAACTCAGGGATTAATATCTAACATATACATCCTCTCTAGGCAGACACAGCCAGTCTCTAACTAGTTTGGCTTATATGCTAAACCCAATCGGACAAAATTGGATTAAAagttatcaaaattaagttgtTGGATATATCAGTTCACATTGCTTGGAGCTGTTAAACATACCGTACTATGATTGTTAATATTGTAAGAGAATTTCATCTTTACAAGTTAAAGATTATTTCTGTAGCTATTAAGACAAGACATTGACTAGTTGAAACCACTGAGTTGGAAATCGTCGGAGACAGTTTCTGAGAATAGACAAATGGGCATACTGCCTTTTGATCCGTGATGCACAAGGGAACATGAGAAGAAAGGATAAACCTTTGCTATGATCAGATTGATTAGTCCAACAGATGGAGTAGAAAAAAATGCTTGGGCAgccttataaaattataattagaaagaaaatgtCAATTCAATCGTCCTTCCAGTGCATGGTATGTCACAGCCTAAATTTCCTGGCCATAATCAGCGCATgagcccaatgggcatagcccattaagcccaagcaagtcTATTTATGTGACTCCATTCATCGATTTCATCACTCGTTCTTACAATCGTATTTCATAATTCTTATCAACAAGTATTTCAATACTTTTCCATCAAAACCATATGTTCACAtttataattcaaaataatgtcattcgTGCCATCTTGTAGTGGCAACATTAATCAACATCAAAGTCTATtgcttaagatatatatatcttaacaatttacatcatgGTACATATGTTCAACGAAAAGGACTCTAGACTTCCAACAGAGAGATCATAGTGAAGGTGCAGCTATTGAGATGTCATAGTACCTACTAAGAAGACGAGTATATATGTGCGACTCAAACTAAGTTCCAActacctccaaatctgaaaatatgaattttaaaaacgttagtataaaactcagtgagcgaatataagaagggaacaaacaatcaataggaagaatttggaataatgatgcatttgttttgaaaacaatgcaatttggtttaatttctttcttaaacccccttgttttggaaattgatcAGTGGACTCTTAGTATTACAAAGACCCATGCTCAATCATGAAGATAAGGGAGTGAAGGAAATTATATCGGAACCCGAGCAAGGTAGCAACATGACAACACGTTTCTTGCTACAGCAAAAGGCATTCTTGGTTTGCACATGATTCAGTTTTTCAAGCCTATCTTCCACTACATGGgtccaattgacatgcttGTTAtctcattagaaagctaagaggcagggctacgACTTTAGTGTTTACCACTTTGTCCAATTCTGAtcgaaaggtggtcaaaatcgcTGTCAAAGTGACAGCACTGCACCACCACCGAGAGTTTCTGGCGgcagcgagaatccatttcGCTACAGCCAAATTCCTTGTTACAATGAACACCAATTTAACAATACTTAGCAACtttcaaagttcaacatgAAAGATTCACATATGcaaaaccatataccatacttatgaactttgatttcataaacatagatgtatatatataaatgcataGATAACACCAATATCAgcataatcacacccggctcatgtacatccccccacatcgtgcacatagccggcaccatcatgtgcatcccctcacatcgtgcacaatcagtgccatcatgtacatcccctCATGTCGTgtacacgggcactatcatcatccatctcccacaccaccatcatcaccggcatgtgcatccccccacatcgtgcacacacacagTTATAgtcatcatacacaatatcaactatcatgcacaacatatatatatatcatcataataaaatggtgcatgaatcaataataaccacatatcataacataaaatcatttagcaaaagcttgttcccaaggcacttgttttaagataaagttgtttaaaatcattcaaatgttttgtacaaaacagtcacattcccaaaatgattttgaaatgcagttcactcacctgaCAAAACTAGCACCAACAAGGTCCTAATCCAAGTAATCTcgaaataccattaaaacgtatatttatcaataaaccATAACAATCTCAATTAagttgtaaattaaatctaataattctaatgAATTTACAATAGGCAATCTACCCTCTAACCTAACATTTAACCTAAGNAGTTCACTCACCTGACAAAACTAGCACCAACAAGGTCCTAATCCAAGTAATCTcgaaataccattaaaacgtatatttatcaataaaccATAACAATCTCAATTAagttgtaaattaaatctaataattctaatgAATTTACAATAGGCAATCTACCCTCTAACCTAACATTTAACCTAAgtttctagtctaattcacaaacccattTGGCCAACTACTCCAATTTAAATTTCGTTACTTGGATGAGCTTGGAGGCATGAAGATCAACCAAAAACCTAatctttccaagaaaaataatttgaaaaaattagagaataaatatgaaaatataaccataaattcaaaaattccaaaagtTGGAAATATATACATTTCAatcttgaaaatgaagatttgaagccaaaaatccaagtgttgttgaaagtgaagtagaaatagaaaatataagaaacaaggagagatttttctctctctctctctcctagggtttagatgtgctgaaaattggggttagaagctACAAATTCAGTGCCCAAGAAGTTAGGAGAAGGAAGgattaggaaaagaaaagaaataaaaagaaaacaaggaaaaatcacatgaaaattttgattttcgTGGAGGTGGAATGAAAAATGGCATTGGATGggtgaggaagaagaaaaagttgctggaagcttgaagaatctgctagaaatttgaagaagttGCTAGAAACTTGGATATTTATGCcttatgtttatccattttctcacgtaattaccaaaatacccttaataAGGTCATTTTGTCTTCTTCctatcctttgtgcaatctttttactcttttgacaatGAGACAAAATCCATAATAGTTCAGAAATACTCAGGTTCATGAACacgtaaaaatttagacccaagatgtaaaatgaccattttgcccctaccgtgaaaattatcattatttttaatttcctcatttatttaccatcataaacatcatttattcatttcttaggcctatttagaccttaatagcataaaaaaaccCACTCATAGAAGCctaccaagagaaattacgaaattacccttagtCCACATTATCGCATCTACTTTTAGTTACGTGTTTATAGAGGTCgagatttcacaggttcacttctgaattacccttttaactcagtaatcaacTTTAATTGAcatccgtaaactttattagccaccgtatcaaaatacaAGGTGCTACATGGTAATTGACTAAATGATTTGCCCTaggatttgaatttaaatccAGGTGCTCCTCCCTCGGCCCCCCGCCCCCCAACCCCTCgcctaaaaaaataaaaaataaaaaacacagtgaaagaaagaaaggaaatccCTCGGTATCTAACATTTTCCTATTACTAAGTCAACTAgagaataatttttcattctagcacaatttcaattaaattttcttattgtAAGTTAATAAAGGCCAAATCTGTTACATCAGATGAATAAATAATGGCTTCAGGATTTTTCTTTGTCAAAATACCTATCAAGTTTCTATATTCATacattttgtttgattttgagtttaGTCCTTATACTTAAAATTGAAGCAATTTAAtatcttaattttgaaaatcatttcaatttagtctctcTCCTTAACGGTATCCAATTTTGTTGTTAAATGAGATGACGTCAATGTTGATGTGACACATTTTGATAATGTGATATCAACATGATGACGTGACATGTCACGTGATGATGTGGTAGTGCCACATGCCACTAACATGCTAACGTAGCACTAACATGTTAACATGTCTATGCCACGTGGCagatcaaaaaaaattttaaaattaaaaaaaaatttttgccaCGTCATAgtgactaaattgaacaataatatataatatagggactaaattaaacaaaattaaaatgttaaagaactaaattgaaaaaaaattaaaaaatacaaatatttagaTAGATGATAGTTATACCATTAataagccaaatatttaagtgtaaagatttatggtgttaaaaaaaaataatatatatatatatattcttacttaattatttgattttaaaatatatacatttaattttttttctttgaaaaagttaagtttgaattctctttgtataaaaaaaaaattctaaaaaaaatttcatgcttaAAGCTAAATTTAAATGCATAACTTGCATtatgttagaataaaataatataaaaagactaaataaattcttcttttcttctatttataatagtataaaatttaaaatttatttgatttaatttttaacttgagttgaactcaaattaacaaaataggttgatttaattttttctttttggttaaTTTCATACCCAAAAGAATGagaatttgtaaattgtgaaagttGTAACTAATTTAACTTATTTCGCTAATTTTGAGTTCAGttcaagttaaaaattaaatcaaataaatttcaaatttttatactattataaatagaaaaaaagaatttatttaatctttttatattattttatttcaacataatgcaagttatttatataaatttggctttagatatgaaaattttttcaaattttttttttatagaaagataattcaaacttaatttttgcaaataagataaattaaagtatatattttaaaatcaaataatcaaataataaaatatttatattttttttaacactaaaaatcttcttttacacttaaatatttggtttatcaataattatatttatcatctacttaaagatttgtattttttaatttagtcccttaccatctcaattttgttttatttattctctatactatatatttttgttcaatttaaccCCTACAATATGACaataatttgttttgaaatttttttttatctgtcAAGTGACATCAACACGTCAATATGTCAGTGTCATGTCGCATTGGTATATCATTATGTCAATGTCACGTGACTTGTCACATTATCATGTTGGTACATATGCCATCAAAATGTACCACGTCAGCATTGACGTCATCTCATTTAATGACAAAATTAGATGCTGTTAGAAGAGAGgactaaatttaaataatttcaaaatcaagaGACTAAATGACTTCgattttgaattcaaaaattaaattgagcAAAATATATGAGTACAACGACTTGatgagtattttttttttatttttttctcctgCTAGGTTATTAATTTTACTCTAGTTAATTATGTGTCTCCAACATACTTAGATGATAATTCAATGGGgtactttttaaaataacacttaaaaataagatgttttcaaaaataactcTCTTTacaattttaactgtttttagtcaagttagataaaattacccttaatgaaattacacgtcatggttaaaaaaaattgttacacatcatgttgaaaaagaaatattgttgttacacgttatatataaaaacaagTTATACGTCATAgttaaaaaaagttgttacatgttatattgaaaaaaaaatattattgttatacatcatatataaaaacatgttacatgtcatgttgaaaaaatgttGTTGCTACAcgttatgttgaaaaaatattgctATTACACgctatatttaaaaatattttgttacaATTTAATGCCTAAAATATTGTTACGTATgaaccaaaacttcaaatcctctcaactctcttaatttctttttggtttttggatAATTTGACACCGATTAAAGTGTTTTTAAtatgttttcataaatcaataaataaatttatttatctgaAACACTTATTTCgactaaaaattgaaaaaaatttcttttgaaaacttaggtttataaatttcaaattcttgaatttttGTGTCTAGGTCCCGAATTGATCCAATTAAAAGCTATTCTAAACATCTATGATCATTTCTATTGTTttagttttatccaaaatacttaaaaatcaaattctccAAATAGCCACCTACTCTAAGCGCATTAAAACCATCACTTGATGTCTTAAAAACGTGGGAGAGAGAAATCTGAAAGCGtgggagagagaaatcgagagCATAGCAAATTAATATCGAAGAgagaaattgataaaattagagagagCTGGATggtaagagagagaaataaaaaacgtaaataaagaaaaattgttatgaatgatttaatttatttaaaatagttttaaaggtatttttatcaaattataactaaatataattaaaaataattaaatttattttaataattattttaaaaatatttttattaaaaaaaattatttctcataattttctcCAATTCAATTGTATGTATTAGTATGGGCGAAAATAATTATCACGTTTTCTGAGTTCTGTAGTTCAGTTACGTCTTTGAACGAAATTTCAATTTTCGGTGAGGGATGATAGTCgtagaaaaagaatattttatggCCTGACTTCATGAACTGTTTTTGCTTTAGTTGCATCATCATTTCAACGGTCCATCTCTACAGTCGGCTGTTGAAATTTGACCCCTCAGCATCTTTAGATGGCTCGCATAGATGCTATCATATGACACACCCAAGctgttcaaaaaaataaacatatatgacACACCGAGCTGTGCtaccttttctctttcctcGCCTTGACATGGCTACCAAGTTCTCTAACTCAGTTAATTTTCTCTgcttattttcctttctttctcttcttccctATGCTGATTCAGTTAGCTTCAAAATATCCCGGTTTGACCCTACGCTGAGCAGCATTATTTATCAGGGTGATGCAAAACTGGCTGTTGGGACTGTCGAGTTTAACCTTGTCAATTATATAAACCGAGTTGGATGGGCCACATATGCAGACAGTGTGTTGCTCTGGGATTCTGAAACCGGTAGGCTCTCTGACTTCACTACTCACTTCTCCTTTGAAATCAACGTCCAAAATGATCCTATTTATGGCCATGGGCtttgcttctttctttctcctgtTGGATCTCAAATCCCACCAAATTCAGCTGGCGGCTTTTTGGGACTATATAACACTACAACTAGTGATTCACCTAGCAACCAAATTGTTTCGGTAGAGTTCGATTCCTTTGAAAATCCTGAATGGGATCCTTATGGAATTGATGGTCATGTGGGGATCAACAACAACTCTATTGCTTCAGCCGTCTACACTCCATGGAATGCTAGCTTTCATAGTAAAGATACTGCAAATGTGTTCATTACTTACAATTCTACTACTAAGAATTTAAGTGTGTCTTGGAGCTATTTCACAACCACCAATCCACGAGAAAATTCAAACATTTCCCTTCAAATTGATCTAAGGAGGGTTCTACCTGAGAGGGTCATGATTGGTTTTTCCGCTGCTACAGGTAAGTATGTGGAGAGACATATACTTAAATCGTGGGAATTCCATTCAAGTTTGGAAGAAGTGGGAACTGATGGAAGGACTGCAAGAAGGATCAACATATTAGTAGCCTCTGCGGTTCCTGTTAGTGTTCTGATAGCTGGGACAGTTATAGCATTTATCATTTGGTGGCGGTGGCAGCAGGGGAAAAGGAAAACTGCAGAGACAACAAACTTAGCCTCAATAAATAATGAACTTGAAAGAGGAGCGGGACCTTGGAGGTTTTCTTTCAAGGACCTTGTCTCTGCTACCAATAACTTCTCAGAAGGGAGAAAGTTGGGTGAAGGAGGGTTTGGTGCGGTTTATAGGGGTTACCTTATTGATTTAGACATCGCAATTGCGGTGAAAAAGATTTCAAGAGGGTCTAAACaagggaaaaaggaatatGCAACTGAAGTGAAGGTCATTAGCCAGTTAAGACATCGGAATCTAGTGCAACTAATCGGTTGGTGTCATGAGAGGCGTGAGTTATTACTTGTCTATGAGTTCATGCCAAATGGTAGCCTTGATTACCACCTTTTTGGACAGAGAATTCCCCTTACTTGGCCTGTCAGGTATAGAATATCCCTTGGATTGGCATCTGCAATTTTCTATCTTCACGAGGAGTGCGAGCAATGTGTTGTGCATCGGGACATCAAATCCAGCAATGTCATGCTGGACTCTAGCTTCAATGTCAAACTAGGTGACTTTGGATTGGCTAGGCTTGTGAGCCATGAGCTAGGTCCCAAGACGACTGGGTTGGCCGGAACTCTAGGTTACTTGGCTCCAGAGTATATAAGCACAGGAAGGGCAAGTAAAGAGTCAGATGTATTTAGCTTCGGCGTGGTACTGTTAGAAATTGCTACCGGCAGAAAGTCAGCTGATCTTAGAGAAGCAACTGAAACAGGATTGGTGGAGTGGGTTTGGGATCTTTATGGGGAAGGAAAGCTTCTTTTGGCTGTTGATGGCAAGTTGAAACaggattttgatgaaaaacaaGTGGAGTGTTCGATGATTACTGGACTATGGTGTGCTCACCCTGATAGCCGTTCAAGACCCTCAATCAGGCAAGCAATTCAAGTTCTGAATTTGGAGACAGCCATCCCAACTCTTCCTACGAAGATGCCTGTTCCTACCTTTCATGTACCTCCTATCTCATTCATTTCTAAGGGACTTGTACTAAATTACTCGAGCTCTGAAGCTGGTTATTATTAGACATGATTCCCTTCATCGCTATGGGACAGGGCTTAGTCTGAACAATGTGCTTTGTTTACCATGGAAACACCTCAGCGGTTATATGTGCTTTGCtcttaattagttttagttagagAAAACATCGGACCACGTTTTTAATGATAAGTGTATGTACATTTTAGTTGAGAAACTTGaattagaaattttctttcccaagtttaaaatattaaaataaaaatgccaCAGAAAAATGtacatataattttatttgaacacttcttcctttttttctttattagtATTACCTTGCCTTGTACTAAAAGAACCACGTCGGGATATTTTCCCGTGGCCATGGGACCGGTTGATGTAGATTTTTGACCTATCGAAAATTCTTGTCTGTGAAGCAATTTGACTTTTTTGATGTTGACAAACTTAATTATTCTGTGGAAGGAGGAAAAAACACAACCTGACAAAGTGTCATGCTACATAGTCAATCAACTTATATTAGTATACTGTTTTGAGCGCTTTTGGATTGTAGAATTTCTCAGCCGCCTCTGCCGATTATTGggatataaattatatttaaaatttttttctaatattcttttctttatgtttCTCAATGATAGTAATAACTATAATAcacatataaaaaagaaataattgtGTGTGAATAGCTTATGTTATGTGTCCACTAACCAAtgcaacattttaattttagtatcGAAAGATTAAATTTgctatatttattatttttatttatacattttacatatttaatataaatttaaattaaattagataaGAATTTctaataattattcaaaatagACATAATCCTTAATgctgaaatttcaaatttaaaatgaattttatgacCCAGAATATATTTTCTAGCATATGGCAAACGAAAGAAAAACCTTATAAACCTAAAATTTGCATTGATTTCATTTGatcttttcaaattgtttTACATAGCATTTAAAGATTGTTAGTATTATTAGAGATAATGTTCTAACAactctttaaattattttaaaaaattcaaatatattattattcttttattatattcaatcaagtctttatatttttattctaaatcaaataaatatttataattaataattaactaattatctttaataaaaatattatttgcattttatacttatgtgATATTGACGTAagtgaaaaatatcatatgaGTATGTCATTATATTACGTAATCATCTATTATAACATATCAGTATGCCACGTTAGCATCATGtggtataaaatgataagtggtATTTTAACTAAGTTAACCATTAGTCATAAGAGTTTattaaactcaaaataaaagtgaaaaaacttatttgactcaaaatagaaataaatggtTTGATTGAacctaataaaaaaaaat
Protein-coding sequences here:
- the LOC18611415 gene encoding L-type lectin-domain containing receptor kinase IX.1, which encodes MATKFSNSVNFLCLFSFLSLLPYADSVSFKISRFDPTLSSIIYQGDAKLAVGTVEFNLVNYINRVGWATYADSVLLWDSETGRLSDFTTHFSFEINVQNDPIYGHGLCFFLSPVGSQIPPNSAGGFLGLYNTTTSDSPSNQIVSVEFDSFENPEWDPYGIDGHVGINNNSIASAVYTPWNASFHSKDTANVFITYNSTTKNLSVSWSYFTTTNPRENSNISLQIDLRRVLPERVMIGFSAATGKYVERHILKSWEFHSSLEEVGTDGRTARRINILVASAVPVSVLIAGTVIAFIIWWRWQQGKRKTAETTNLASINNELERGAGPWRFSFKDLVSATNNFSEGRKLGEGGFGAVYRGYLIDLDIAIAVKKISRGSKQGKKEYATEVKVISQLRHRNLVQLIGWCHERRELLLVYEFMPNGSLDYHLFGQRIPLTWPVRYRISLGLASAIFYLHEECEQCVVHRDIKSSNVMLDSSFNVKLGDFGLARLVSHELGPKTTGLAGTLGYLAPEYISTGRASKESDVFSFGVVLLEIATGRKSADLREATETGLVEWVWDLYGEGKLLLAVDGKLKQDFDEKQVECSMITGLWCAHPDSRSRPSIRQAIQVLNLETAIPTLPTKMPVPTFHVPPISFISKGLVLNYSSSEAGYY